GTGATGGGCACACataagtattcaataaacatgaatttcttctccctccttttaCTCTGATAACATGCAACACTTAGTACATGCAGCATCAGAACTGAACTCTCTAACAGGAGATTCCAGTTCTTGAATCTACCCCAAACCATGAAAGGCTATTTAAACAATTAATTCTGCTGTATTAAGACTGTATTCACAAACATATTAGATTTAGTTTACATTGATTTAAATCAGTAAGGGACCTCATACAAACATGaacaaaaacacagacctactagagcacggccctgaggatatggggaagggggagggggaagggtaagctgtgacgaagtgagagagtggcatggacatatatacactaccaaatgtaaaatagatagctggtgggaagcagccacatagtacagggatatcagctcggtgctttgtgaccacctagaggggtgggagggagggagatgcaagagggaggagatatggggatatatgtacatgtatagctgattcactttgttatacagcagaaattaacacaccattgtaaagcaattatactccaataaagatgttaaaaaaattacatgttaaaaaaaaaactccatttgCATGTATTTGTTTGAACTTTGCAGCTTTCCCTAAGGACCCAGAGATTCATTTGAGTGGCCCCCTGGAGGTTGGGAAGCCAGTCACAGTCACGTGTTTGGTCCCTGATGTTTACCCATTTGAAAGGCTGGAGATAGAATTACTGAAGGGCAACCGTTCCATGAAGACACAGAACTTTCTGGAGGTTTCAGAAATGAagtcccaggaaacaaagagtttGGAAGTAACCTTCACTCCTATTGATGAGGATATTGGGAAAGCTCTTGTTTGTCAAGCTACATTACACATTAATGAAATTGATTCTCAACCCCAAGTAAGGGAGACTACAAAAAAACTGCAAGTCTACAGTAAGTACTTGTGTAAAGTCTATGGGAATTTAGTCTTGGATCTATACAGCAGTAAACTTAGCAGCTAAAGTCAAGAAGAAacgttttgtagtttttacaCCATTTTGATTCATTGAGAGGATAATTTTTGTCAATAGCATAATTTAATAAACAGAGCATCAAATTTGTGTTGAGAAGATTTGAGCTTAAGTTCTGGCTCCGCTAACTGTGTGAATTTGGGTCACTTAATTTCGTAGTCTATCAAAGAGGACTACTAATACCACCTGATTAGGTAGTAGGAAATAGGCTCAAgtgataaaatgtttttaatcatgTTTTGTAAACTCTTATACCATGCCTTGAAATATCAAGGTATAGAGATTTTACAAGGTGGGCACTTATTCTGTGTGTGAGTGCATATATGTATGCTCACCTGGACACACATGTGTGGGGTGAGAGAGAGGAGATGAGGTTTGATTGTCTCCATGCTCCCTGAGATGGCTGGGGGAGCTGAGGCAGTCCTGAAATCCCAAAATTGGTAGGAGTGGACTCACTGTGCTTTGTTCTAGACTAAAATGCTCTGGTCTGCTTTGACACCATACTTAAAAGAAGTATTGCCTTCTATAACAAGTTTAGCTGAAAGAGAATGAGATGGAAAGGTTTTATCAATGTTTTGAGAAGAATAgtcaaaatagatatttttcctagAGAATATAAACCTTGGAAACGAGAGCTATAACTAAGTATTTGAGAGACAGTCATGTAGAAGTGGGATTTGGTATATTCTTTAGCATTAGAGGACTGAACCATGACTGGTGTATGAAAGTTAGTTACAAAGAGGAAGAGGTCCGCTCAATAAAGGGAAATGTTCTAATAATTAGAGCTGTCCAAAACTCAAATGGACTGTGTTTACTATAAGGCAGTGGATTTCCCTGCACCATAAGTGTTGAAGCTGACTTGAATGAACCTTTGCCAAGGAAGCTGAGCAGGACCTTCTACCTTACCTGGGAGATTGAACCACATTATTCtaagggttttcttaatttctgagtATCTATGGCCATCTGAAAACACCAAACATCAAAAAAAGTAACTCCATCAAATTAGTCAGAAACTGGATTGACTGATTTTTATGACTCAGCAGTTCTTTACACTAGTTTGGCAGAGAAAGTTTGTCAAATTTGTGAAAGCATGTAAATAAAGTCTATGAGAGAAATACCGTAGCCCTATTGGATCAAGATGATGCTTAGCAATGACTACTATTGTGTCCTGCCTTCTCAGTCTCACCCAAGGACACAGTTATATCTGTGAATCCCTCCACAAGGCTGCAAGAAGGTGACTCCGTGACGATGACATGTACCAGTGAAGGTCTACCAACTCCACAGATTTTCTGGAGCAAGAAATTAGACAATGGGAATCTACAGCTCCTTTCTGAGAATGCAACTCTCACTTTAATTGCTATGAGGATGGAAGATTCTGGAATTTATGTGTGTGAAGGAGTTAATCTGGTtgggaaagacagaaaagaggTGAAATTAATTGTTCAAGGTAAGCAGAATGTGTAAAAGGACTGATAAAGCTGCCGTCATTCAGATTTAAGCAATAGTGAAGTAGCTTCAATGCCAAAATTACTTCGTAAACTTTTATTGATGATCCATCTGATCTTCATGTACTTTAATACAATTATATATTCATCTTACTCATACTTCTTGGAAATCTTTCCTGCCAGAACTTCCATGGCTCTGCTTTCCTGGTTCCTTTCCATTTCTCATCATTCTTTCACTGCCTCATTCCTtggctttctctcttcctctgcccctTGAATGTTAGTATTCTCAGGTTCCCACATCTGGTCCTCCTCCCTTCTAACTCTGGACTCCCAAGATTTGAACTATGTATTATATGCTGTTTACTCTGAAATTCATGTTCCTATTCCATATCACCAAAACCTGTCAGTTCTACTTCAAAATGATCCCTAGAATCTGACCTCTTCTCTTTAACCCTCTTGCCATTGCCTTAGTTTATCATCTCTCACTTGGACTCTTGAAAGATGTTCTTATCAATAAATAACATCCACTGACCACCAGCTATACTCCAGGCACTTTACACATGTTTCCTTTAATCTTCAAGAAATAACTAACGAGTATGtattttatatccattttacagatgagagaagtgTCTCCCAGAGATTAATAATGACCCTTATTGCTTGTATATCTAATATCTGCCAGGAATTCTCTTTCCACTTTATAaatgttgtcttttttctttatcacaaCCTTATGAGGTGAATAAAAACACAAGCACAGAATAGTTGACAATTTGCCTAAGAGTCACATAGCTCATTAGTGGCATTTAACAGAGACCATTTAAACCCCAAACTGCATGGTTTTTCAACTATAGCTAATTGTCTTTAAATGGTCACCCTGCTATCATTCTGTCCCCCAACATAATCCTATGCACTGCTACCAGAGTTATCTACCTTAAACAAGAAaggtgcacatttttttttttttttttttttttgcattacgcgggcctctcaccgttgtggtctctcccgtcgtggagcacaggctccagacgtgcaggccaaggctcacgggcccagccgctccgcggcatgtggggtcctcccagactggggcacgaacccacgtcccctgcatcggcaggcggactctcaaccactgcgccaccagggaagccccaaggtgcACATTTTATATGACTTCCACCAAACCCTAATTGCATGTAAATTAAAATTCACGTTTCTTAAAATAGTCGCATAAAACTCTTCATAATCTAGTCAGAAACAACCAGCAGTGGTGGCACTGGCAGCCAAAGAGCTTTTCTGGATATCTGAGACTTAGGAGTTTGCCCTGGCATCTCAGTTTTCAGCACCTGAGTCAATagtaaagtatttttatattgtatCAAACAAATTTAAGAGGTGGCCCACATACCACTTTAATGCTTAGATTTTGACTTTACTTTCAGTGTGATTCTGTGTGACTTTCAATGGTGCAGCTTTATTCTGTTGATACAGAAGCTCTAAGTGCTGGTCTGTTACAGGTATTGCTTCTAATCAGAAGACATATTTGTATAACTTTTTTTCAGTACTTTTCTTAGATTTTGTTTTATCTCCACATGAGGATGATTTGATTTAGTTGTTCAAGCAATTGAAAAGCTGGGATCTTGAATCAGACCCACCTGGCGTCAAGTCCTAATTTTGCCACTTTTAAGCTGGGTGaggttatttatcatttttcctcaagaagaaagaggaggaggaagaagaggaggagagggaaacagAATTAATAATATCAGTTCAtgaagttgtgaggattaaatgagataatatatgtaaagtgttttCCACAATGCTTGACACACTGGAACCTCTTATATTTTTGAGCTGTTGTTCCACTGTTACAGGGATTTGATAAACTACATTTGAGTGgagaatgaatttttttgttgttgaaaagaTGCCAATCTCTGTCTTGACAAATTTTTATCCTTATTcattctgttgaatgaatgaatcaacagCATCTTGTGCATTTGTTCTTAAAAgatgtgtttttgtttctgaagGTCCCAAGCTGGAAAGGAATAATTTATTCCTGGCATCGATGTTAGCTGAAAAgaggccggaaaaaaaaaaaaaaaaaaaaagaccatatattgAGCTGtggtgaaagaagaaaagaatcttatcttcttttcatcttgttctttTATCCCCCCAGAGAAAAAGTTTACTGTAGAGATCTCTCCTGGATCCCAGATTGCTGCTCAGATTGGCGACTCAGTTGTGTTGACCTGTGATGTCATGGGTTGCGAGTCCCCATCTTTCTCTTGGAGAACCCAGATAGACAGCCCTCTGAACGGGAAGGTGAGGAGCGAGGGGTCCAAGTCCACGTTGACCCTGAGCCCTGTGAGATTTGAGAACGAACATTTTTATCTGTGCACCGTGACATGTGGGcataagaaactggaaaagggaaTCCATGTGGAGCTCTACTGTAAGTggttttcagaattgtttactgttttgtcattgttgttcCCAGTTCCACTGGAAGAAACAGAATCCGAATCTGTGACACAAGACAAGATCCTTGTGTTTAGAAGGGGAATTTAGCATTGTGAATGGTTCCTAAATCTCTGAACCAGAATTTTTGATGTAACTTAATTGGCCTAAATCTTAAGTAGATATTACATATGAACCCAGCATCCACAATGCTTAGGTTGTGTCTTGTTGATACTCTCTCATCATGGACTTGAACACACTGCATGCTCCCTGCTTCCCATCCCCCTCTGGGTGTATGTGGGGTATACAGAGGTGGTCGTGTGCAAGGAGTGTAGTCAGTGTCCACTCAGATAACATGGTGGGATGACTGCTGATCCATTATTTGAATTAAGGGTGAAGCCCAAGCATAccgttgtggtttttttttaacatctttattggagtataattgctttacaatggtgtgttagtttctgctttacaacaaaaatgaatcagttatacatatacatatgttcccatatctcttccctcttgtgtctccctccctcccaccctccctatcccacctctctaggtggtcacaaagcaccgagctgatctccctgtgccatgcggctgcttcccactagctatccaccctatgtatggtagtgtatatacgtccatgccactctctcactttgtcacagcttacccttccccctccccgtatcctcaaggccatgctctagtaggtctgttttgaAGGCACATTTGAAAGCCGATTGGCAGGATGGGAGAAATGAGGCaatggggagaaagagaaagccagGGAGTTAGATTGGCCACTGGGGATGGTCAGTGGCAGACAAAAAGTAGAAGCAGGAGACTGCACTAGATTTGAATATTGATTTACACCACATAAGTACACTACACTTTTTCTTGCTGTTCTTGTCAACTTAGCAAAAATCCTTTACAGCCTCAAATCTCTATGAATTGACATTGCTGGAGTTCCTCGGTTTATAATGAACGAGGGAAAAATATGCAAAGTGATCATAAAGTTACACTTTGAGAAGGTTATTCTGCCTTGTTTTTATTCAGTGGAATTCAAGAGAACAATTGTAGAGATTTTCCTCCAGAAATTCTGCCCAAACTTGTGTTACCCCTCAGGAGTTTGTTCAGCATGAGTTAGGGTATGTCCGTAAAGGGATTTGAATCTCTCAGAGGAAGGGTAAATTTATTGAGTTATCATATTACCAAGAGTCCAGGACCTGCTGATGTAGGcacattcccaacagcaatgaGAACCAGCAGTGAAGCCTTACCATCATACAGAAACTTTAGAGAATGTATCACTTTAACAACATTtttcttaaggagaaaaaaattttagcatGGTTCTTGCTCTTGATAGCCACTCTAATCTcacttttattgatttgcataagATGTGTTATAAATGTTATTCAGAATCTAAATCTCATAGTTTTTTCTTAACTACAAGTATTATTCAAGGAACATTTAAGACTTTCTCCCTAAACTTGGCCgttgaaaatgaaaatgtctaaACTGAGAAGTGGCCTTGGTTCTTATTTGAGATGAGAGGCTGCATGCCTTTGTGAAACCAAGCCTGGGCTCTGAGCTCAAGGAAATAGAAATTCTGATCTCAGCTCAGTGACTTACTAGATATGATGCCAAATGGCAGACTCTTAGCCTCTATGAATTTTATGTTTCCCTAGCTGTAAAATACATCTCTATAAGTTTTTCTGGCTGTCAAATAAGTTAATACCCATTAGATTATGCCATTTTGAAGACTGAGATAATGAATGTTAAGGGACTAGCACATAGTAAATATCCAATTCAtcctggaaaatatttaaaatgtttagaatatATAGTTACTAAATAGGATGGTGACATGTCCATTGAATAGACCAGTCCATAGCTGTCAGCAAGATTGCATCACTAGAGAAGAATAAGAAGCATATTTATTACCTGATGATTTGATgtgctaggtattttttgtttccagcgttatttatatttaatgtcataaatatttatacttaatgtTGTAATTTATATATTAGTGATCATCCTATTCCAGGTGAATTAAAATCTGCATTTTGAGACCTTTGCATTTAATAGAGATTAGTTCTGTTTTTCCTTGACTGTCACATATAAACATCATTTTTGCTTGACATTTGCAGCCTTCCTTAGAGATCCAGAAATTGAGATGAGTGGTCTGTTAGTGAGTGGAAACCCAGTCACTGTAAGGTGTAAGGTTCCTGATGTATATCCTTTTGACCGGCTGGAAATTGAATTACTTAAAGGGGAGAGTAttatgaagaataaaatttttttggaagatgTAAGTAAGAAATCCCTAGAGACCAAGAGTTTGGAAATGACCTTCATCCCCACCACTGAAGACACTGGAAAAGTTCTTGTTTGTCTGGCTAAGTTACCTATTGATGAAATGGAATTTGAACCCAAACAAAGGCAGAGTACACAGATACTATATGTTAATGGTAAGTACATGCATGATGTATCCACaatttaatatgaatttttaaaaatcatggttgCCAGGCAAGAGTTAACATGAGGTTGATAGTTAAAACTgttgtgaaaaaaataattgaaaaggaaCAACAAAATAATGATTATTTAACCACCCCCAGTGCTTAAAACAACTGTTTATTGGCTTCTGATTCTAAGCTGGCTATTTGGGAAGAGGTCAGATGGGCAGTTTGTTCAATGTGGTATTAGATGAGCTCATTTATGCATCGTCAGTCTGTTGGCAGGTCAGTGGGGGATGGTCCGAGGTggcctcactcacatgtctgggcCTTCTCTGGTGTTTCTTAGCCTTTCTTTCTCCATGTGGTGTCTCTCAAGGAAGGTAGCCTAGGTATAGTCACCAGAGTGCAGTATTTCAAGACAGTGATCATGAAAGGGGCCTCTTGGGGCCTGGGCTTGGAAGTCCTACTTCCAAGGATCTTGTTACTTCTTCCAGGATATATTGGTCAAAGTTAGTCACAAGGACAGCCTAGATTCAAGAGGTAGAAAAATAGAGTCCACCTTTTCATAGGTGATTCACATAGTTCATGGTCATGTTTAATGTACCATAAATGTCAATATATACTATCATTGATCATCCATTCTTTGATAGTAAGAGAGTTTCTACAGAATTCATTTCCATTGGAAAATATCCAGGATGTGTCCATATTCTACTCTCTATTGTTCTGTATGTGCTAAAGTAAATGGGGACAGAAACCTCTTTTGGAA
This genomic stretch from Kogia breviceps isolate mKogBre1 chromosome 1, mKogBre1 haplotype 1, whole genome shotgun sequence harbors:
- the VCAM1 gene encoding vascular cell adhesion protein 1; translation: MPRKMVVIFGASNVLWMVFAVSQAFKIDIFPESKIIAQIGDSISLTCSTTGCESPSFSWRTQIDSPLNGKVRNEGTESTLTMDPVSLGNEHYYLCTVICESQKLEKGIPVEIYSFPKDPEIHLSGPLEVGKPVTVTCLVPDVYPFERLEIELLKGNRSMKTQNFLEVSEMKSQETKSLEVTFTPIDEDIGKALVCQATLHINEIDSQPQVRETTKKLQVYISPKDTVISVNPSTRLQEGDSVTMTCTSEGLPTPQIFWSKKLDNGNLQLLSENATLTLIAMRMEDSGIYVCEGVNLVGKDRKEVKLIVQEKKFTVEISPGSQIAAQIGDSVVLTCDVMGCESPSFSWRTQIDSPLNGKVRSEGSKSTLTLSPVRFENEHFYLCTVTCGHKKLEKGIHVELYSFLRDPEIEMSGLLVSGNPVTVRCKVPDVYPFDRLEIELLKGESIMKNKIFLEDVSKKSLETKSLEMTFIPTTEDTGKVLVCLAKLPIDEMEFEPKQRQSTQILYVNVAPGDTTILVSPSSILEEGRSVNMTCSSDGLPAPKILWSRLLSNGDLQPLSENTTLTLTSTKMEDSGIYVCEGINQVGISRKEVELIIQVAPKDIRLTAFPSESVKEGDTVIISCTCGNVPQTLIILKKKAESGYIVLKSTDGAYTIHRAQLEDAGVYECESKNEVGLQLRSITLDVKGRENSKHYFSPELLVLYCASSLIIPAIGMIIYFARKANMKGSYSLVEAQKSKV